Proteins from a single region of Carassius carassius chromosome 37, fCarCar2.1, whole genome shotgun sequence:
- the dhx35 gene encoding probable ATP-dependent RNA helicase DHX35, whose product MAAPHSTMKFWKPGSEAPGVCEERDLCSETTGSPIIYNPHTALSIEKQRQRLPVFKHRNNILYLVESFQTVVIVGETGSGKSTQIPQYLLEAGWAADGKVIGVTQPRRVAATSVAGRVAEERGAYLGHEVGYSIRFDDCSDPHATRIKFLTDGMLVREMMSDPLLKKYSVIILDEAHERTLYTDIAIGLLKKIQKKRRDLRLIVASATLDAKKFHDFFNLNETGDPNKDTCAILTVEGRTFPVDIFYTVSPVPDYVKATVETVMKIHETEEDGDVLAFLTGQEEVEKVVSMLQEQARTLSRYGMKKHLCVLPMYAGLPYNEQMRVFERMPPTVRKVVVATNIAETSITINGVVFVIDCAFVKLRAYNPHTAIESLIVTPISKASACQRAGRAGRNRAGKCFRLYTEEDFEKLPESTVPEMQRSNLAPVILQLKALGIDNVLRFSFLSPPPAQSMVQALELLYALGGLDQFGRLTDPMGVRMAEFPLSPMFAKMLLESGNFGCSKEIVTIAAMMQIQNIFVAPHNQKKSAARERRKFAVAEGDHLTMLNVYEAFIKHQKSSQWCQDHFLHYKGLLRAVAVREQLRHLLNKFKVPRTSSEGDPDVILRCIVSGFFANAARMHHSGSYRTLRDDRELYIHPDSVLYGEKPPKWVVFNEVVQTSKYYMRDVTAVESSWLVELAPHFYRQAKHGSLSSKRAKVF is encoded by the exons ATGGCGGCGCCCCACTCCACCATGAAATTCTGGAAACCCG gctcggaggctccaggtgtgtgtgaggAGAGGGATCTGTGCTCTGAGACCACCGGCTCCCCCATCATCTATAACCCCCACACAGCACTCTCCATCGAGAAACAGAGGCAGAGGCTGCCCGTCTTCAAG CACAGAAACAACATCCTGTATCTGGTGGAGAGTTTCCAGACTGTGGTGATTGTTGGAGAAACAGGATCTGGAAAAAGCACACAAATCCCACAG TATCTGCTGGAGGCGGGATGGGCGGCGGACGGGAAGGTGATCGGCGTGACTCAGCCGCGGCGAGTGGCTGCCACATCT GTAGCCGGACGTGTGGCGGAGGAGCGGGGGGCATATCTGGGGCATGAGGTGGGCTACAGCATCCGCTTCGATGACTGCTCTGACCCGCACGCCACACGCATTAAG TTTCTGACAGACGGGATGTTGGTTCGGGAGATGATGTCTGACCCGCTGCTGAAGAAGTACAG TGTGATAATTCTGGATGAAGCTCATGAGCGAACACTTTACACTGACATCGCCATCGGCCTCCTGAAGAAG attcagaagaagcgCAGAGACCTGCGTTTGATCGTTGCTTCAGCCACTTTGGATGCCAAG AAATTCCACGATTTCTTCAACCTCAATGAGACTGGAGACCCAAATAAAGACACCTGTGCGATCCTGACGGTGGAGGGCCGCACTTTCCCCGTGGATATTTTCTACACTGTCAG TCCTGTGCCGGACTACGTGAAGGCTACGGTGGAAACCGTGATGAAGATCCACGAGACGGAGGAGGATGGAGATGTGCTGGCCTTTCTCactggtcag GAGGAGGTGGAGAAGGTGGTGTCTATGCTCCAGGAACAGGCCCGGACTTTGTCCCGTTACGGGATGAAGAAGCACCTGTGTGTGCTGCCCATGTACGCGGGCCTGCCCTATAACGAGCAGATGAGAGTGTTCGAGAGGATGCCCCCTACTGTCAGAAAG gtggtGGTCGCCACCAATATAGCAGAGACGTCCATCACCATTAACGGCGTGGTGTTTGTGATCGACTGTGCGTTTGTGAAGCTGAGGGCGTATAATCCACACACGGCGATCGAGTCTCTGATCGTCACGCCCATCTCTAAAGCCTCGGCCTGTCAGAGAGCCGGGAGAGCTGGGAGAAACCGCGCCGGGAAGTGTTTCCGGCTCTACACAG AGGAGGACTTTGAGAAGCTGCCCGAGTCGACGGTTCCTGAGATGCAGCGCTCGAATCTGGCTCCGGTCATCCTGCAGCTCAAAGCTCTGGGCATTGACAATGTGCTGCGGTTCAGCTTCCTGTCT CCTCCACCTGCTCAGTCCATGGTCCAGGCCCTGGAGCTGCTCTACGCTCTCGGAG GTCTGGATCAGTTCGGCCGTCTCACTGACCCCATGGGGGTGCGGATGGCCGAGTTCCCCCTCAGCCCCATGTTTGCCAAGATGCTGCTGGAGTCAGGAAACTTCGGCTGCTCCAAGGAGATCGTCACTATAGCAGCCATGATGCAAATACAGAACATTTTTGTAGCGCCGCACAACCAGAAGAAATCAGCT GCGAGGGAGCGCAGGAAGTTTGCTGTGGCCGAGGGCGATCATCTCACCATGCTGAATGTTTATGAGGCTTTCATAAAG CATCAGAAGAGCTCTCAGTGGTGTCAGGATCATTTCCTCCACTATAAAGGGCTCCTGCGGGCCGTGGCTGTGCGTGAGCAGCTCAGACACCTCCTCAACAAGTTCAAGGTGCCGCGGACCTCCAGTGAAG GTGATCCAGATGTGATTCTCAGATGTATTGTGTCTGGTTTTTTTGCGAATGCCGCCCGAATGCATCACTCGGGCTCCTACAG GACTCTCCGTGATGACCGGGAGCTCTACATTCACCCTGATTCAGTGCTGTATGGAGAAAAGCCCCCGAAATG GGTGGTCTTCAACGAGGTGGTTCAGACCAGTAAGTACTACATGCGTGACGTGACGGCGGTGGAGTCGTCCTGGCTGGTGGAGCTGGCGCCGCACTTCTACAGACAGGCCAAG
- the rab5if gene encoding uncharacterized protein RAB5IF codes for MTSSSKRKEEVHAVNGGLKQSSWSKAVSCRAVWDEKDEFLDVVYWLRQIIAVILGVIWGVAPLKGFLGIAIFCIINAGVLYVYISSFQQVDEEEYGGTWELTKEGFMTSFALFLVVWIIFYTALHYD; via the exons ATGACGAGCAGCTCGAAGCGGAAAGAGGAGGTTCACGCGGTGAACGGAGGACTGAAGCAGTCCTCGTGGAGCAAAGCCGTGAGCTGCAGAGCAGTGTGGGACGAGAAG gatgagtttttagacgtAGTTTACTGGCTCCGTCAGATCATCGCTGTCATCTTGGGTGTGATATGGGGCGTCGCACCCCTGAAAGGGTTTCTGGGGATAGCCAT ATTCTGTATCATCAACGCTGGCGTCCTGTACGTGTACATCAGCAGTTTCCAGCAGGTGGACGAGGAGGAGTACGGAGGAACATGGGAGCTCACCAAAGAGGGCTTCATGACTTCATTTGCTTTGTTTCTG gtggtcTGGATTATCTTCTACACGGCGCTACACTACGACTGA